From the genome of Bos taurus isolate L1 Dominette 01449 registration number 42190680 breed Hereford chromosome 27, ARS-UCD2.0, whole genome shotgun sequence, one region includes:
- the LOC515227 gene encoding LOW QUALITY PROTEIN: putative methyltransferase NSUN5C (The sequence of the model RefSeq protein was modified relative to this genomic sequence to represent the inferred CDS: deleted 2 bases in 1 codon), whose amino-acid sequence MGRPKRVSLRPPGHSQDLGMLMKIESLAGQQGLLSPLLFLNGHELIKGTAIMPSADNNLCRGLHAVLLATFVSPPTLVMITMITFLLDPLLPELLVFPAQTDLHDHPLYQAGHLILQDKASCLPAMLLAPPPGSHVIDACAAPGNKTSHLAALLKNQGKIFAFDQDAKRLASMATLLARAGVSCCELAEQDFLAVSPSDQRYCQVQYILLDPSCSGSGMPSRQLEEPKSCTPSPERLRALAAFQQRALSHALTFPALRRLVYSTCSVCQEENEDVVRAALQQSPGAFRLAPVLPSWPHRGLSAFPGAEHCLRASPETTLTGGFFIAVLERVEEPSRLTSQSSSVRADAQPSPKGEEEAAESGGCPWHVVGAERRLLSGPRWQSGHG is encoded by the exons ATGGGCCGCCCAAAGAGGGTCAGCCTGAGACCTCCTGGGCACTCTCAAGATCTGGGGATGCTGATGAAGATTGAGTCCCTGGCTGGACAACAGGGCCTCTTGAGTCCCCTGCTCTtcctcaatggacacgaattaaTCAAAGGGACAGCGAT CATGCCTTCTGCTGATAACAACCTGTGCAGAGGTCTACATGCTGTTCTCCTTGCAACG TTTGTCTCCCCGCCTACTCTGGTCATGATCACAATGATCACATTTCTCCTGGATCCCTTGCTGCCAGAGTTGCTTGTGTTTCCTGCCCAAACAGATCTGCACGACCATCCACTGTACCAAGCTGGTCACCTCATCCTGCAAGACAAGGCAAGCTGTCTCCCGGCCATGCTGCTGGCTCCGCCCCCAGGGTCCCACGTCATTGATGCATGCGCTGCCCCAGGCAATAAGACCAGTCACCTGGCTGCTCTTCTCAAGAACCAAGGGAAGATCTTCGCCTTTGACCAGGATGCCAAGCGACTGGCGTCTATGGCTACCCTGCTGGCCCGGGCGGGGGTCTCCTGCTGCGAGCTGGCCGAGCAGGACTTCCTGGCGGTCTCGCCCTCGGACCAGCGTTATTGTCAGGTCCAGTACATCTTGCTGGATCCCTCCTGTAGCGGCTCTGGGATGCCCAGCAGGCAGCTGGAGGAGCCCAAGTCTTGCACGCCGAGCCCGGAGCGCCTGCGAGCACTGGCTGCCTTCCAGCAGCGGGCACTGAGCCACGCGCTCACGTTTCCCGCCCTGCGACGCCTCGTCTACTCCACGTGCTCTGTCTGCCAAGAAGAGAATGAAGACGTGGTGCGAGCCGCCTTGCAACAGAGCCCGGGGGCCTTCAGGCTGGCTCCCGTCCTCCCCTCCTGGCCGCACCGAGGCCTCAGTGCCTTTCCAGGCGCTGAACACTGCCTCCGGGCCTCCCCTGAGACCACGCTCACCGGTGGCTTCTTCATCGCGGTGCTTGAGCGGGTAGAGGAGCCGAGC CGGCTCACAAGCCAAAGCAGCAGCGTCAGAGCTGacgcccagcccagccccaaaGGGGAAGAAGAGGCGGCGGAAAGCGGCGGCTGCCCCTGGCACGTAGTGGGCGCAGAGCGCCGACTCCTCTCAGGCCCCAGATGGCAGTCTGGTCATGGCTAG